In Vibrio crassostreae, one DNA window encodes the following:
- a CDS encoding CatB-related O-acetyltransferase, producing MHKKHWSKFELLHEVVTNPNIHVKGQHSYYSDCWDNGFEQSVVRYLHGDEISRQWEPRWEIDELYIGDYVCIGAEVVILMGGNHTHRVDWFSLYPFMDVIDDAYIGKGDTHIEDGVWLGMRAMVMPGVTIGEGAVVAANSVVTKDVAPYSIVGGSPAKVVKYRFDESVIDELISFKIYEWPSDKFEALKPYLCNSDFSKLKQAIEDYDNRL from the coding sequence ATGCACAAGAAGCATTGGTCCAAATTCGAGTTGCTACATGAAGTCGTAACCAACCCCAATATTCACGTAAAAGGTCAACACAGTTATTACAGCGATTGCTGGGATAATGGCTTTGAACAGTCAGTAGTGCGCTATTTACATGGCGACGAGATCAGCCGCCAGTGGGAGCCGCGATGGGAGATCGACGAGCTCTATATCGGTGATTATGTCTGCATTGGGGCCGAGGTTGTGATTTTAATGGGCGGTAACCATACACACAGAGTCGATTGGTTTTCACTTTACCCATTTATGGATGTCATTGATGACGCCTACATTGGCAAAGGTGATACTCACATTGAAGATGGGGTGTGGCTAGGCATGCGAGCGATGGTGATGCCCGGCGTTACGATTGGCGAAGGCGCCGTGGTTGCAGCGAATAGCGTTGTGACAAAAGACGTCGCACCCTACAGCATTGTTGGTGGCTCTCCAGCTAAAGTCGTCAAATACCGCTTTGATGAATCCGTCATTGACGAGCTCATTTCATTCAAAATATACGAGTGGCCCTCAGATAAATTTGAAGCACTGAAACCGTATTTATGTAACTCGGATTTCTCAAAGCTAAAGCAGGCGATTGAGGATTATGACAACAGAT
- a CDS encoding NADH:flavin oxidoreductase encodes MSTLFTETHIGKMTLKNRFMRSATWENMATEDGHMTDKLYAIYEELAQGEVGLIVTGYANIVEEEKPNAGMMGMYNDSFIEEYQKLTQLVHDNDSKIVMQLAYGGTKTTYNLGERVIYAPSEVPEKGTQTLGKAMTKEDIDYIVDAFAKASLRAKQAGFDGVEVHAAHTYLINQFLSPYYNQREDEYGGSLENRMRFLLEIYTATRKLVGDDFPILVKLTASEFFEGGVTFDETRLVCKKLEEVGVDGIVVSGNIHGKADTMIGESHDGFTIQAEGYFHEYGHAISQDVNIPVITVGGLTDFDAIEAIANNTGIEYFALSRPLLSEPHLVKRWKEGDKSPVECERCSKCRTKRGNFCVVNKDRKVQLARM; translated from the coding sequence TTGAGCACATTGTTTACAGAAACCCACATTGGCAAGATGACACTAAAGAACCGTTTCATGAGAAGCGCGACGTGGGAAAATATGGCCACCGAAGATGGTCATATGACAGATAAACTTTACGCTATCTATGAAGAGTTGGCTCAAGGTGAAGTCGGCTTGATCGTGACGGGTTACGCGAACATCGTTGAAGAAGAAAAGCCGAATGCGGGCATGATGGGGATGTATAACGATTCATTCATTGAAGAGTATCAGAAGCTGACTCAACTTGTGCACGACAACGACTCTAAAATCGTGATGCAATTGGCTTATGGTGGCACGAAAACCACGTATAACCTTGGCGAGCGAGTGATCTATGCACCGAGTGAAGTTCCAGAAAAAGGGACACAGACACTGGGTAAAGCAATGACCAAAGAGGATATTGATTACATCGTTGATGCCTTTGCCAAAGCGTCACTAAGAGCGAAGCAAGCGGGTTTTGATGGTGTTGAGGTTCATGCTGCTCATACCTATCTGATTAACCAGTTCTTAAGTCCTTATTACAACCAGCGTGAGGACGAATACGGCGGTAGCTTAGAAAATCGCATGAGATTTTTGCTAGAGATCTACACGGCAACGCGCAAGCTAGTTGGCGACGATTTCCCAATCTTGGTTAAGCTGACCGCTTCTGAGTTTTTTGAGGGCGGTGTGACCTTCGATGAAACGCGTTTGGTGTGTAAAAAGCTTGAAGAAGTAGGCGTTGATGGCATTGTCGTTTCTGGCAACATTCATGGTAAAGCCGACACCATGATTGGCGAGTCACACGACGGATTTACTATCCAAGCTGAAGGTTACTTCCATGAATACGGCCACGCAATTAGCCAAGACGTTAACATCCCAGTTATCACGGTTGGCGGCCTGACGGATTTTGATGCTATCGAAGCGATTGCGAACAACACGGGCATTGAGTACTTCGCACTTTCACGACCTCTGCTTTCTGAGCCGCACTTAGTGAAGCGTTGGAAAGAAGGGGATAAAAGTCCTGTTGAATGCGAACGATGCTCTAAGTGTCGCACTAAGCGCGGTAACTTCTGCGTGGTCAACAAAGACAGAAAAGTACAGCTTGCTCGTATGTAG